The Fluviicola sp. genome segment GTTGCCAAGAATAAAATGGTAAATATTGCTGCTTTTCTCATCTGGTTTATAAATGAATACATGAATCAATTTCCAAAAATACGCCCCATTAACAGATGATTTTCCCTTCTTTTAAAGAGATATTCACAGTATTTTGTTTATAGGAGTGGGGATTTTGTGATTCGCGTGTATACTTAGAATAAGCAGTGTAAGCGGATTTGGTTACAAGGTCGGAGATAGTTTTGTGGAATAGAATTCCGGAACCTTATGTTGCTTGTTGAAGTTCGTTAAAACGCGAATTCTAGTTTTGTCGGACCAGGGGCCGGTTATTTTTTTTGCGATCCCGGAAACTGATTCGCAACCAGGTATAACCGATCATTCCTGCTATCAGGGATGAAACCAATATGGCAAATTTGGAATTGGTGACAATTTCCGGATCTGTAAATGCAAGAATGGTCACGAAAATAGACATGGTGAAACCGATTCCGCCCAATATTCCAACGCCAAACAACTGGTTCCAGGTAGTTCCTTTTGGTTTTTCGGCAAATTTGAAACGAATGGACAACCAGGTGAATAGAAAAATCCCGATTGGTTTGCCGATTACCAGTCCTGAAATGATTCCAAGGCTGACAGGCTCAAACAACGCAGTATTCCAATCCGGGCTAATGGGAACAGCTGTGTTTACCAACGCAAACAGCGGAAGAATAATAAACGGAACAGGGTAGTGTAAAGCTTGTTGCAAGCGGTTTGCCGGTGATTTTGAATGGGAGTTGCTGAAAGAAGGAATGGTAAATGCGAGTAAAACTCCTGAAATAGTTGCGTGAATCCCTGAATGAAGCATAAAATACCACATGGCGATTCCCAAAGGAAGGTAGATCCAAAGCGAGCGTACTTTTAGTTTGTTGAGGATTACTAACCCGATGAAGATTCCGATCGCTATTCCGAAGTTCAGCCAGAAGATGGTTTTGGTGTAAAAAACTCCAATCACCACGATTGCCCCGAGGTCATCGATTACAGCCAGTGCTGTGAGGAAAACTTTGATGGAAAGCGGGACTTTATTTCCCAACAGGGAAAGAGCTCCCAGGGCAAAGGCAATATCTGTGGCCATCGGAATACCGAAACCGGAAACAGTGGATTTGCCCCAATTCAGGATTACAAAAATCCCTGCAGGCACCAGCATTCCTCCAACTGCGCTGAAAATGGGCAGTGTAGCTTTTTTCACGGAAGAAAGTTCCCCGGCCGTGAATTCATGCTTGAGCTCCAGTCCGACCAGGAGGAAGAAGACAGCCATGAAGCCGTCGTTGACCCAATGTTCGATTTTCAAGCCGGCAATCGGAGTTTCCCAAAATTCGATGTAGGAATGCTGAACGGAAGAATTGGCTAAAATGAGTGACAAAATGGTAAATGCAATCAGCGTTAAACCACTTGATTTTTCACTTTCAAAAAACTTTTTGAAGATACTACTGCTGTCTGGCTTTCGTTTAGTCATAAAGTCTGTTAGAAGTCCAAAAGTTTAAAACAGTTCAAAGGGTTCAAATTTTGAACATTTAAACGTTTTGAACGCTTTAACAATCAGTTGGTCTAGACCAACTGATTCAAGGCGATTTCGAAAGCAGCTTTTGCAATTCCCGTTTTGGTTGGATTTTTTGCATGCGCTTTTTTCAATGCATCACCGATAATAGTACTCGTATCTTCGAAAATTCCTTTATCCGTCAGTTCTTTCAGGTCGTTGCTCATCAAATAAGCAAACACACGTGCCATTCCGCAGTTCGAAATGAAATCCGGGATCACGGAAATATGATTGTCTGCGTAATCAGCAATTGGTCCGAAGAAAATCTCTTTGTCTGCGAACGGAACATTTGCCCCTGCAGCAATCACCTGCACTCCTGATTTGATCATGCGTTCTACCTGTTCCTGTGTAATTAAACGGGAAGCAGCACATGGAATAAATACATCTGCGCGGATATCCCAGATTTTTGCATTAATCTCGTCAAATGATTTCAAATCCGGGTGTACGATCTCGTTTCCTTTTTTAGTCAGGAACAATTCTTTGATCTCTTCAAATGTGAATCCGTTTTCGTTGATCAAACCACCTACACGGTCAATGATTCCTACAATCTTAGCTCCGGATTGCGCCAGGTAATATGCTCCTGCCGAAGCCACATTTCCCCAACCCTGAACGATCACTTTCTTGTCTTTCAGGTCACCGCCCCAAATGTCGTAGTAATGAGCAACCGATTGAGCTACACCATATCCAGTGATCATATCGGCAACTACGTATTTCTTTTCTACGCTCGGGCTGTATTGTTTGTCTTCGATCACTTTCAAAACACCTTGTCTCAACTGACCGATACGATTGATTTTTTGAGCTTCTCTCGGTTGGAAGTGTCCGTTGAAAACACCTTCCTGCGGATGCCAGATCCCGCAATCTTCCGTAATCGGAATCACTTCGTGGATTTCGTCCACGTTCAAATCACCACCTGTTCCGTAATAATGTTTCAAAAGCGGGGTAACGGCAGCGTACCAGCGTCTCAAAACGCCTTCTTTACGCGGATCCTTCGGGTCAAAGTTAATTCCGGATTTCGCTCCGCCGATCGGAGGCCCTGCAACGGTGAATTTTACTTCCATCGTTTTTGCAAGACTTTCTACTTCACGTTTGTCCAAACCTACACGCATACGGGTACCACCTCCGGCAGCTCCGCCACGTAAAGAATTAATAACTACCCATCCTTCTGCTTCAGTTTCAGCATCTTTCCACTCGAAAACGATTTCCGGGCGCTTATTTTCAAACTTGTGAAGTAAATCTTTCATATTAACTTATTCGTTGGATCATTCAAATATTGAGGTGTAAAAGTAGGCATTATTGCTCTTTCAGCATGAGAAAACAGCTGAATTATCCGGTATTATTTGCGTGTAACCCGAATCCTAAGGCAAATGATGAACCCCGCCGATCACATTTTTGGATGCCCCGGTAACGCTGGAAATACAATTCGGTTCCTGGTTCAGATTGAGTGCTCCCAACAGGCCGAAAATCAAAGCTTCCTTATAATCAATCAGTTCACGGTCAACCGGAATGATCTCACCAGTATAATAACGTTTCAGTCGTTCGATTAAAAAAGTATTTTTTGCACCTCCGCCGGTAATCATGACGCGCTTAAGTTCTTTTTGGGTACAAATCTCCCCGATTTGGATCGCGATGTGTTCAACAACCGTCGCCAGGTTATTTTCAATGTCCTTGTCGAATTTGAGAAGCGGGTAGAAGTGTTGCTCCAGCCATTCCGTACCCAAGGATTTCGGTCCTTCTTCTTTGTAATATTCCAGGCTGTTCAATAAATCCAGCAGGAAATAGTTCAATTCACCTGCGCGGGCCAGATCCCCGTTTTTATCGTATTCCAGGTTTTTGGAACGTGCCAGTTTATTCATCGGAAGATTGGCCGGGCAAATATCGTAAGCCTGTACAATTCCTTTTTCCTCAAAGCTGATGTTGGCAAATCCGCCGATATTGATAAATCCGTCTGCCTTTGATCCGAATAAGTACTGATCGCCGATTGGTACCAAAGGAGCTCCCTGTCCGCCGTAAAGCACGTCTTTTGTCCGGAAATCCCCGATTGTCCGGATCCCGGTTTTCACGGCAATTACTGCCGGATTACCGATTTGTGTGGTAAACCCGCGTAACGGCTGGTGGAAAATCGTTTGTCCGTGCGAAGCAATTGCGTCCACTTCTTCCTTTGGGATGTTATTTTCCGACAGGAACTGGTTGATGCAGGAAGAGAAGAAAATTCCCAAATCGTGGTCCAGGGTCATCAATTGAGAACCCGATAACTTACTGGCTTCGTGCAAGCTGGAAAGCAGGATTTCCGGGAATTGAAAAGTGTGAGATGCATGGATTGTAAACTCCCAATTCTTGTCAGAAACCTTCGTATATGTTGCGTAAGTGACATCGACTCCATCCAGTGAAGTGCCTGACATTAAGCCGATTATTTTGAATGAATTCATAAAAGACGAAAATTAAGTTTTTATCGGTACATTTGTCTCCTGAACAAATATAAAATAAACTGCGATACAGATGAATTTCGAATTGACAGAAGAACAAAAAGCAGTAAAAGAAGCTGCGCGTGATTTCGCTCAAAACGTTTTAAAACCTGGGGTAATAGATCGTGACAGAGATCAGAAATTTCCCGTTGAAGAAATGAAACAACTTGGTGAACTAGGATTCTTAGGAATGATGGTTGATCCGAAATATGGAGGTGGAGGTATGGACACCATGTCCTACGTGTTGGCAATGGAAGAAATTTCCAAAGTAGATGCATCCACTTCAGTTTGTATGTCAGTAAACAATTCCCTGGTTTGTTGGGGATTGGAAAAATTCGGTAACGAAGAGCAAAAGGAGAAATTCCTGGTTCCACTTGCAAAAGGAGAGAAAATCGGAGCATTTTGTTTGTCTGAGCCTGAAGCTGGTTCTGATGCTACATCTCAGCGTACAACAGCTGTTGATATGGGAGATTATTACCTGTTAAACGGAACGAAAAACTGGATCACGAACGGTTCAACGGCTTCTACTTACATCGTAATTGCTCAAACGAATCCTGAATTGGGTCACAGAGGGATCAATGCCCTGATCGTGGAAAGAGGGATGGAAGGTTTCATCGTCGGAGCGAAAGAAGATAAATTGGGAATCCGCGGAAGTGATACGCATACTTTGTTGTTCAACGACGTAAAAGTTCCGAAAGCAAACCGTATCGGTGAGGATGGATTCGGTTTCAAATTCGCGATGAAAACACTTTCCGGAGGTCGTATCGGGATTGCTGCCCAGGCTTTGGGAATTGCTGCCGGAGCATTTGAATTGGCTTCTGCTTATTCCAAAGAACGTAAAGCGTTCGGAAAAGAGATCTACAAACACCAGGCAATTGCATTTAAGATCGCTGACATGGCTACGGAAATTGAAGCTGCACGTTTGTTGGTTTACCGCGCTGCTGCTGATAAAGATGCAGGAAGAAACTTTGACCAGTCTTCTGCAATGGCGAAATTATATGCTTCCAAAGTAGCAATGGAACAAACAGTTGAGGCTGTTCAGATCCACGGAGGTTACGGATACGTAAAAGAGTACCACGTTGAGCGTTTGATGCGTGATGCGAAGATTACTCAGATTTACGAAGGAACTTCTGAAGTACAAAAGATCGTTATTTCAAGAAATATTTTGGCTGATTAATAATCAATCATAAGAAATCAAAAGGGCGGAAATTCTCCGCCCTTTTTTTGTGCCAATTATTTTAATGGTTGATTTACAAATATGGTATCACCTTCTCCAGAGAAATTCCTCTCGATCCTTTTAAAAGAATCAACAGGTCTGAAGGTGGGTTTTGTGTGAAATGTTCGATCAACGGATCCGTTGATTTCAAAAAGATGGCATTCGGATGCATACCCTTGAACTTCAAAAATTCTTCTCCGATAAAAAATCCGCTCAGGCGCAGGTCGATGGTTTGCTGAATCACTTCTTCGTGAACCATCGGAGCATCGGCACCCATTTCGCGCATATCGCCCAATATGAAGATCTTCGCATGGTTGTCGATTTTCGCAAAGCTGGATAGGGCAGAGCGCATGCTGGTCGGATTGGCATTGTAACAATCTACGATCAAGGTGTTTTTATCCGTTTTAGTCACCTGAGAACGGTTGTTGGTAGGTTCGTACCCGGAAATCGCCTGGTTGCAGTTTTCAGGGCTGATCCCGAAGAACCGGCCGATCCGGATTGCTGCCAGGAAGTTGATGAAATTGTATTCTCCAACCAGGTTGGTTTGAATAGCCGGACTTTTATAATCCGGTTCGAACCATTCCATTTCCACCAAAGGAGTCAATCTCAGTAGTGAGCCTCCCAATTCCGAATCATCGTTGTAGAAATGGTTCTGTGTTGTAGCCGGAAGTTTTCCGGTAATTGTTTCGTCTTGTTTATTTGCAAAAAGATGTCCTTTCGTTTGAGCCAGGAAATCGAATAATTCCGTTTTGGTTTTGATAACGCCCTCCAGAGATTTGAATCCTTCGAGGTGAGCTCTTCCGATATTGGTAATAATCCCATGGGTAGGCAAGGCAATTTCCACCAGTTCTTTGATATCCCCGGGTTTATTTGCTCCCATTTCGATAACAGCGATCTCGTGCGTTTCATTGAGCTGTAAAAGCGTTAAGGGCACTCCAATGTGATTGTTGAAATTTCCCTGCGTAAAATGAACGCGGTATTGGGTTGCCAAAACAGTTGATATAAGCTCTTTGGAAGTTGTTTTTCCATTGCTTCCGGTAATTCCGATTACAGGGATCTGAAATTGGTTCCTGTGATGTCTTGCCAGGTTTTGAAGGGCGAGCAGGACATCGTCTACCAGGACCGTTTTTCCTTCTGTGTGGTATTCCGGATTATCAACTACTGCTGCAATTGCTCCAAGCCTGATAGCTTCTTCTGCAAAGGTGTTCCCGTCGAAATTGGCTCCTTTCAAACAAAAGAACAAACACCCTTTTTGGATTTTACGTGTGTCGGTTTCTACACCGGTACTGGATTTAAATAAGGTATAAAGTGTTTCCATAATGCATAAAAAACCCTGACGTTCTTTTGGAAGCCAGGGTTTCTGATAATCAATAACTATTATTTTTTCTTTTGTTTCTTTTTACCGTAGTTGTGACCAACCGGGCTTCCTACACGATCCATCGCACAACGGAATCCGATAGTACAAGTTGACTGAGCTTCGTCAAGGAATCTTCTTGATCCTGCGTTCAACCAGTATGCACGATCTCTCCAGGAACCACCTTTGTAAACTCTTGATTTATCAGAGATCAAAGTTGTTGGCCAGGAAGTTCTGTCTTCCGGTTTGATTGGCGTACCATTCAAATCGTAAGTCTCGTATTCGTTCTGGTACATGATCAGGTGCGGATCACGAGTTGCTTCGTTGATACCGTTTTTGCGATCATCGTTGTCGTAGTAAATAGAGCTTTCGATATCACCGTCCAAATAATCGATGTAGTCATCTTTACGGTAGTTCAAACGTCCGATATTTTCTTCTTCCGTTACATTTCTGTACTTCAGTTTACCCGGAGTACCGATAATGAACTGGTTGAATCCTTCACGCAACATCGGGATGATTTCGAATGAATATTCTTCATCTCTACCTTGTCTTGTTCTTTCAGCGAAGATTCCTTCAAAGATCTCATCCTGAACGATAGAAGAAGCTTCGATATCGTATTTCTCGTTCTTATCCTGGATCGCTCTGTCTAAGACCGCATTGATTTCTGCGATCAAAGCTAATTCGATTGAATCCTTTTTCTTTCCGTGAGAAACGTAGTATGGATCAGGAGCTGCTCCGCGTTTTGTACGGTATTCAGCTTTGTTGTGCATTTGCGTACCTCCAGGGATGATAGAATCGTTCGGATCGTGGTTTGCTGCAGATACACGCTGGTAACGTACACGTTCGAATGCATTCAGGTATTCTTTCATACCGTGAACATCATACATTACCTGCTGATCTTTTTGCTCAACCGCTCCATCGTTGTTCAATACTTTCGTTTGGAATACGTTTCCACGGAAAG includes the following:
- a CDS encoding anhydro-N-acetylmuramic acid kinase; the encoded protein is MSGTSLDGVDVTYATYTKVSDKNWEFTIHASHTFQFPEILLSSLHEASKLSGSQLMTLDHDLGIFFSSCINQFLSENNIPKEEVDAIASHGQTIFHQPLRGFTTQIGNPAVIAVKTGIRTIGDFRTKDVLYGGQGAPLVPIGDQYLFGSKADGFINIGGFANISFEEKGIVQAYDICPANLPMNKLARSKNLEYDKNGDLARAGELNYFLLDLLNSLEYYKEEGPKSLGTEWLEQHFYPLLKFDKDIENNLATVVEHIAIQIGEICTQKELKRVMITGGGAKNTFLIERLKRYYTGEIIPVDRELIDYKEALIFGLLGALNLNQEPNCISSVTGASKNVIGGVHHLP
- a CDS encoding acyl-CoA dehydrogenase produces the protein MNFELTEEQKAVKEAARDFAQNVLKPGVIDRDRDQKFPVEEMKQLGELGFLGMMVDPKYGGGGMDTMSYVLAMEEISKVDASTSVCMSVNNSLVCWGLEKFGNEEQKEKFLVPLAKGEKIGAFCLSEPEAGSDATSQRTTAVDMGDYYLLNGTKNWITNGSTASTYIVIAQTNPELGHRGINALIVERGMEGFIVGAKEDKLGIRGSDTHTLLFNDVKVPKANRIGEDGFGFKFAMKTLSGGRIGIAAQALGIAAGAFELASAYSKERKAFGKEIYKHQAIAFKIADMATEIEAARLLVYRAAADKDAGRNFDQSSAMAKLYASKVAMEQTVEAVQIHGGYGYVKEYHVERLMRDAKITQIYEGTSEVQKIVISRNILAD
- the murF gene encoding UDP-N-acetylmuramoyl-tripeptide--D-alanyl-D-alanine ligase; this encodes METLYTLFKSSTGVETDTRKIQKGCLFFCLKGANFDGNTFAEEAIRLGAIAAVVDNPEYHTEGKTVLVDDVLLALQNLARHHRNQFQIPVIGITGSNGKTTSKELISTVLATQYRVHFTQGNFNNHIGVPLTLLQLNETHEIAVIEMGANKPGDIKELVEIALPTHGIITNIGRAHLEGFKSLEGVIKTKTELFDFLAQTKGHLFANKQDETITGKLPATTQNHFYNDDSELGGSLLRLTPLVEMEWFEPDYKSPAIQTNLVGEYNFINFLAAIRIGRFFGISPENCNQAISGYEPTNNRSQVTKTDKNTLIVDCYNANPTSMRSALSSFAKIDNHAKIFILGDMREMGADAPMVHEEVIQQTIDLRLSGFFIGEEFLKFKGMHPNAIFLKSTDPLIEHFTQNPPSDLLILLKGSRGISLEKVIPYL
- a CDS encoding Glu/Leu/Phe/Val dehydrogenase dimerization domain-containing protein produces the protein MKDLLHKFENKRPEIVFEWKDAETEAEGWVVINSLRGGAAGGGTRMRVGLDKREVESLAKTMEVKFTVAGPPIGGAKSGINFDPKDPRKEGVLRRWYAAVTPLLKHYYGTGGDLNVDEIHEVIPITEDCGIWHPQEGVFNGHFQPREAQKINRIGQLRQGVLKVIEDKQYSPSVEKKYVVADMITGYGVAQSVAHYYDIWGGDLKDKKVIVQGWGNVASAGAYYLAQSGAKIVGIIDRVGGLINENGFTFEEIKELFLTKKGNEIVHPDLKSFDEINAKIWDIRADVFIPCAASRLITQEQVERMIKSGVQVIAAGANVPFADKEIFFGPIADYADNHISVIPDFISNCGMARVFAYLMSNDLKELTDKGIFEDTSTIIGDALKKAHAKNPTKTGIAKAAFEIALNQLV
- the nhaA gene encoding Na+/H+ antiporter NhaA, whose translation is MTKRKPDSSSIFKKFFESEKSSGLTLIAFTILSLILANSSVQHSYIEFWETPIAGLKIEHWVNDGFMAVFFLLVGLELKHEFTAGELSSVKKATLPIFSAVGGMLVPAGIFVILNWGKSTVSGFGIPMATDIAFALGALSLLGNKVPLSIKVFLTALAVIDDLGAIVVIGVFYTKTIFWLNFGIAIGIFIGLVILNKLKVRSLWIYLPLGIAMWYFMLHSGIHATISGVLLAFTIPSFSNSHSKSPANRLQQALHYPVPFIILPLFALVNTAVPISPDWNTALFEPVSLGIISGLVIGKPIGIFLFTWLSIRFKFAEKPKGTTWNQLFGVGILGGIGFTMSIFVTILAFTDPEIVTNSKFAILVSSLIAGMIGYTWLRISFRDRKKNNRPLVRQN